A region of Arabidopsis thaliana chromosome 5, partial sequence DNA encodes the following proteins:
- a CDS encoding CCR4-NOT transcription complex subunit (unknown protein; FUNCTIONS IN: molecular_function unknown; INVOLVED IN: biological_process unknown; LOCATED IN: cellular_component unknown; EXPRESSED IN: 25 plant structures; EXPRESSED DURING: 15 growth stages; CONTAINS InterPro DOMAIN/s: Protein of unknown function DUF2363 (InterPro:IPR019312); Has 1807 Blast hits to 1807 proteins in 277 species: Archae - 0; Bacteria - 0; Metazoa - 736; Fungi - 347; Plants - 385; Viruses - 0; Other Eukaryotes - 339 (source: NCBI BLink).) — protein sequence MNRSTMMIMRIEESAIVLSLLKSDLRPMEDVLSEFDSKFESARYLSVCNSLSMMLQDQQMFKNTERLIAFGIIYQCYSSQKPSFNPFLSEMISAACNEQLEKSERAFLLHLLQWNSYNNVKEILKLSAVDYIRSFDPSTHDFPELGELQREYGDKADPGPSSHIFADYSLKKLLHDPDVPRGCDPNSPEFDVQAGVNPRIGSGDRDEALSGFLGNLTMGGLGPRWIRPCPPRYPVHQSELLWIDPDNKHELVWDDKMCADTSSGATVRDLLVKGLKVTLSPTEQEDIITELANDPKLVFHCGITPRKLPQLVEHNPQIAVEILTKLNNSTEINDYYEALGNMDMSLHSMEVVNRLTTAVELPKDFIRMYITNCISSCENAKQDKYMQNRLVRLVCVFLQSLIRNKIINVKDLFIEVQAFCIEFSRVREAAGLFRLLKQLDE from the exons ATGAATCGATCAACGATGATGATTATGAGGATTGAAGAGTCGGCGATTGTTTTGTCTCTGCTCAAATCGGATCTCCGGCCGATGGAAGACGTTTTATCGGAATTCGACTCTAAGTTCGAAAGCGCTCGTTACCTCAGTGTCTGCAATTCTCTTTCCATGATGTTGCAG GATCAGCAGATGTTTAAGAATACTGAACGTCTAATTGCATTTGGTATCATATACCAGTGTTATTCTTCACAGAAGCCATCTTTCAACCCGTTTTTATCTGAAATGATAAGT GCTGCTTGTAATGAACAGCTGGAAAAGTCTGAAAGGGCATTTCTTCTCCACCTGTTACAATGGAATAGTTACAACAACGTGAAAGAG ATTCTCAAACTCTCAGCTGTTGATTATATCAGATCGTTTGATCCTTCAACTCAT GATTTTCCGGAACTAGGAGAGCTGCAACGAGAGTATGGCGACAAAGCCGATCCTGGACCATCTAGTCACATTTTTGCAGACTATTCCCTGAAAAAGCTATTGCATGATCCTGATGTTCCTCGTGGGTGTGATCCTAACTCTCCAGA GTTTGATGTGCAAGCTGGAGTGAATCCCAGAATTGGATCTGGTGATAGGGATGAGGCACTATCTGGATTCTTAGGAAATTTGACAATGGGGGGATTAGGTCCTAGGTGGATCCGTCCATGTCCACCAAGGTACCCAGTTCATCAGAGCGAg TTGCTTTGGATTGACCCTGATAACAAGCATGAGCTTGTTTGGGACGATAAAATGTGTGCTGATACTAGCAGTGGTGCAACAGTTAGAGACTTGCTTGTTAAGGGTTTAAAGGTGACACTTTCACCTACGGAGCAAGAG GACATCATTACAGAATTGGCAAATGACCCAAAGCTTGTCTTTCACTGCGGAATAACTCCACGGAAGCTGCCG CAATTAGTAGAGCACAATCCTCAGATAGCAGTTGAAATTCTCACCAAGTTGAATAACTCCACAGAGATTAATGA CTATTATGAAGCTCTAGGAAATATGGACATGAGCCTGCACTCAATGGAAGTTGTGAATAGGCTCACAACTGCAGTTGAACTTCCCAAGGACTTCATACGGATGTACATCACTAATTGCATATCGTCTTGTGAGAACGCTAAG CAAGACAAATACATGCAGAATAGGCTTGTACGGCTTGTTTGCGTCTTCTTGCAAAGCTTAATTCGTAACAAGATCATCAACG TGAAGGATCTATTCATAGAAGTTCAAGCTTTCTGCATTGAGTTTTCTCGGGTTCGAGAAGCAGCTGGTCTCTTCAGGCTTTTGAAACAATTGGATGAATAA
- a CDS encoding CCR4-NOT transcription complex subunit (unknown protein; FUNCTIONS IN: molecular_function unknown; INVOLVED IN: biological_process unknown; LOCATED IN: cellular_component unknown; EXPRESSED IN: 25 plant structures; EXPRESSED DURING: 15 growth stages; CONTAINS InterPro DOMAIN/s: Protein of unknown function DUF2363 (InterPro:IPR019312); Has 233 Blast hits to 233 proteins in 86 species: Archae - 0; Bacteria - 0; Metazoa - 106; Fungi - 2; Plants - 59; Viruses - 0; Other Eukaryotes - 66 (source: NCBI BLink).), translated as MNRSTMMIMRIEESAIVLSLLKSDLRPMEDVLSEFDSKFESARYLSVCNSLSMMLQDQQMFKNTERLIAFGIIYQCYSSQKPSFNPFLSEMISAACNEQLEKSERAFLLHLLQWNSYNNVKEILKLSAVDYIRSFDPSTHDFPELGELQREYGDKADPGPSSHIFADYSLKKLLHDPDVPRGCDPNSPEFDVQAGVNPRIGSGDRDEALSGFLGNLTMGGLGPRWIRPCPPRYPVHQSELLWIDPDNKHELVWDDKMCADTSSGATVRDLLVKGLKVTLSPTEQEDIITELANDPKLVFHCGITPRKLPQLVEHNPQIAVEILTKLNNSTEINDYYEALGNMDMSLHSMEVVNRLTTAVELPKDFIRMYITNCISSCENAKQQDKYMQNRLVRLVCVFLQSLIRNKIINVKDLFIEVQAFCIEFSRVREAAGLFRLLKQLDE; from the exons ATGAATCGATCAACGATGATGATTATGAGGATTGAAGAGTCGGCGATTGTTTTGTCTCTGCTCAAATCGGATCTCCGGCCGATGGAAGACGTTTTATCGGAATTCGACTCTAAGTTCGAAAGCGCTCGTTACCTCAGTGTCTGCAATTCTCTTTCCATGATGTTGCAG GATCAGCAGATGTTTAAGAATACTGAACGTCTAATTGCATTTGGTATCATATACCAGTGTTATTCTTCACAGAAGCCATCTTTCAACCCGTTTTTATCTGAAATGATAAGT GCTGCTTGTAATGAACAGCTGGAAAAGTCTGAAAGGGCATTTCTTCTCCACCTGTTACAATGGAATAGTTACAACAACGTGAAAGAG ATTCTCAAACTCTCAGCTGTTGATTATATCAGATCGTTTGATCCTTCAACTCAT GATTTTCCGGAACTAGGAGAGCTGCAACGAGAGTATGGCGACAAAGCCGATCCTGGACCATCTAGTCACATTTTTGCAGACTATTCCCTGAAAAAGCTATTGCATGATCCTGATGTTCCTCGTGGGTGTGATCCTAACTCTCCAGA GTTTGATGTGCAAGCTGGAGTGAATCCCAGAATTGGATCTGGTGATAGGGATGAGGCACTATCTGGATTCTTAGGAAATTTGACAATGGGGGGATTAGGTCCTAGGTGGATCCGTCCATGTCCACCAAGGTACCCAGTTCATCAGAGCGAg TTGCTTTGGATTGACCCTGATAACAAGCATGAGCTTGTTTGGGACGATAAAATGTGTGCTGATACTAGCAGTGGTGCAACAGTTAGAGACTTGCTTGTTAAGGGTTTAAAGGTGACACTTTCACCTACGGAGCAAGAG GACATCATTACAGAATTGGCAAATGACCCAAAGCTTGTCTTTCACTGCGGAATAACTCCACGGAAGCTGCCG CAATTAGTAGAGCACAATCCTCAGATAGCAGTTGAAATTCTCACCAAGTTGAATAACTCCACAGAGATTAATGA CTATTATGAAGCTCTAGGAAATATGGACATGAGCCTGCACTCAATGGAAGTTGTGAATAGGCTCACAACTGCAGTTGAACTTCCCAAGGACTTCATACGGATGTACATCACTAATTGCATATCGTCTTGTGAGAACGCTAAG CAGCAAGACAAATACATGCAGAATAGGCTTGTACGGCTTGTTTGCGTCTTCTTGCAAAGCTTAATTCGTAACAAGATCATCAACG TGAAGGATCTATTCATAGAAGTTCAAGCTTTCTGCATTGAGTTTTCTCGGGTTCGAGAAGCAGCTGGTCTCTTCAGGCTTTTGAAACAATTGGATGAATAA
- a CDS encoding CCR4-NOT transcription complex subunit (unknown protein; FUNCTIONS IN: molecular_function unknown; INVOLVED IN: biological_process unknown; LOCATED IN: cellular_component unknown; EXPRESSED IN: 25 plant structures; EXPRESSED DURING: 15 growth stages; CONTAINS InterPro DOMAIN/s: Protein of unknown function DUF2363 (InterPro:IPR019312); Has 35333 Blast hits to 34131 proteins in 2444 species: Archae - 798; Bacteria - 22429; Metazoa - 974; Fungi - 991; Plants - 531; Viruses - 0; Other Eukaryotes - 9610 (source: NCBI BLink).), translated as MNRSTMMIMRIEESAIVLSLLKSDLRPMEDVLSEFDSKFESARYLSVCNSLSMMLQMFKNTERLIAFGIIYQCYSSQKPSFNPFLSEMISAACNEQLEKSERAFLLHLLQWNSYNNVKEILKLSAVDYIRSFDPSTHDFPELGELQREYGDKADPGPSSHIFADYSLKKLLHDPDVPRGCDPNSPEFDVQAGVNPRIGSGDRDEALSGFLGNLTMGGLGPRWIRPCPPRYPVHQSELLWIDPDNKHELVWDDKMCADTSSGATVRDLLVKGLKVTLSPTEQEDIITELANDPKLVFHCGITPRKLPQLVEHNPQIAVEILTKLNNSTEINDYYEALGNMDMSLHSMEVVNRLTTAVELPKDFIRMYITNCISSCENAKQQDKYMQNRLVRLVCVFLQSLIRNKIINVKDLFIEVQAFCIEFSRVREAAGLFRLLKQLDE; from the exons ATGAATCGATCAACGATGATGATTATGAGGATTGAAGAGTCGGCGATTGTTTTGTCTCTGCTCAAATCGGATCTCCGGCCGATGGAAGACGTTTTATCGGAATTCGACTCTAAGTTCGAAAGCGCTCGTTACCTCAGTGTCTGCAATTCTCTTTCCATGATGTTGCAG ATGTTTAAGAATACTGAACGTCTAATTGCATTTGGTATCATATACCAGTGTTATTCTTCACAGAAGCCATCTTTCAACCCGTTTTTATCTGAAATGATAAGT GCTGCTTGTAATGAACAGCTGGAAAAGTCTGAAAGGGCATTTCTTCTCCACCTGTTACAATGGAATAGTTACAACAACGTGAAAGAG ATTCTCAAACTCTCAGCTGTTGATTATATCAGATCGTTTGATCCTTCAACTCAT GATTTTCCGGAACTAGGAGAGCTGCAACGAGAGTATGGCGACAAAGCCGATCCTGGACCATCTAGTCACATTTTTGCAGACTATTCCCTGAAAAAGCTATTGCATGATCCTGATGTTCCTCGTGGGTGTGATCCTAACTCTCCAGA GTTTGATGTGCAAGCTGGAGTGAATCCCAGAATTGGATCTGGTGATAGGGATGAGGCACTATCTGGATTCTTAGGAAATTTGACAATGGGGGGATTAGGTCCTAGGTGGATCCGTCCATGTCCACCAAGGTACCCAGTTCATCAGAGCGAg TTGCTTTGGATTGACCCTGATAACAAGCATGAGCTTGTTTGGGACGATAAAATGTGTGCTGATACTAGCAGTGGTGCAACAGTTAGAGACTTGCTTGTTAAGGGTTTAAAGGTGACACTTTCACCTACGGAGCAAGAG GACATCATTACAGAATTGGCAAATGACCCAAAGCTTGTCTTTCACTGCGGAATAACTCCACGGAAGCTGCCG CAATTAGTAGAGCACAATCCTCAGATAGCAGTTGAAATTCTCACCAAGTTGAATAACTCCACAGAGATTAATGA CTATTATGAAGCTCTAGGAAATATGGACATGAGCCTGCACTCAATGGAAGTTGTGAATAGGCTCACAACTGCAGTTGAACTTCCCAAGGACTTCATACGGATGTACATCACTAATTGCATATCGTCTTGTGAGAACGCTAAG CAGCAAGACAAATACATGCAGAATAGGCTTGTACGGCTTGTTTGCGTCTTCTTGCAAAGCTTAATTCGTAACAAGATCATCAACG TGAAGGATCTATTCATAGAAGTTCAAGCTTTCTGCATTGAGTTTTCTCGGGTTCGAGAAGCAGCTGGTCTCTTCAGGCTTTTGAAACAATTGGATGAATAA
- a CDS encoding CCR4-NOT transcription complex subunit: protein MNRSTMMIMRIEESAIVLSLLKSDLRPMEDVLSEFDSKFESARYLSVCNSLSMMLQDQQMFKNTERLIAFGIIYQCYSSQKPSFNPFLSEMISAACNEQLEKSERAFLLHLLQWNSYNNVKEILKLSAVDYIRSFDPSTHDFPELGELQREYGDKADPGPSSHIFADYSLKKLLHDPDVPRGCDPNSPEFDVQAGVNPRIGSGDRDEALSGFLGNLTMGGLGPRWIRPCPPRYPVHQSELLWIDPDNKHELVWDDKMCADTSSGATVRDLLVKGLKVTLSPTEQEDIITELANDPKLVFHCGITPRKLPQLVEHNPQIAVEILTKLNNSTEINDSRKYGHEPALNGSCE, encoded by the exons ATGAATCGATCAACGATGATGATTATGAGGATTGAAGAGTCGGCGATTGTTTTGTCTCTGCTCAAATCGGATCTCCGGCCGATGGAAGACGTTTTATCGGAATTCGACTCTAAGTTCGAAAGCGCTCGTTACCTCAGTGTCTGCAATTCTCTTTCCATGATGTTGCAG GATCAGCAGATGTTTAAGAATACTGAACGTCTAATTGCATTTGGTATCATATACCAGTGTTATTCTTCACAGAAGCCATCTTTCAACCCGTTTTTATCTGAAATGATAAGT GCTGCTTGTAATGAACAGCTGGAAAAGTCTGAAAGGGCATTTCTTCTCCACCTGTTACAATGGAATAGTTACAACAACGTGAAAGAG ATTCTCAAACTCTCAGCTGTTGATTATATCAGATCGTTTGATCCTTCAACTCAT GATTTTCCGGAACTAGGAGAGCTGCAACGAGAGTATGGCGACAAAGCCGATCCTGGACCATCTAGTCACATTTTTGCAGACTATTCCCTGAAAAAGCTATTGCATGATCCTGATGTTCCTCGTGGGTGTGATCCTAACTCTCCAGA GTTTGATGTGCAAGCTGGAGTGAATCCCAGAATTGGATCTGGTGATAGGGATGAGGCACTATCTGGATTCTTAGGAAATTTGACAATGGGGGGATTAGGTCCTAGGTGGATCCGTCCATGTCCACCAAGGTACCCAGTTCATCAGAGCGAg TTGCTTTGGATTGACCCTGATAACAAGCATGAGCTTGTTTGGGACGATAAAATGTGTGCTGATACTAGCAGTGGTGCAACAGTTAGAGACTTGCTTGTTAAGGGTTTAAAGGTGACACTTTCACCTACGGAGCAAGAG GACATCATTACAGAATTGGCAAATGACCCAAAGCTTGTCTTTCACTGCGGAATAACTCCACGGAAGCTGCCG CAATTAGTAGAGCACAATCCTCAGATAGCAGTTGAAATTCTCACCAAGTTGAATAACTCCACAGAGATTAATGA CTCTAGGAAATATGGACATGAGCCTGCACTCAATGGAAGTTGTGAATAG